The following DNA comes from Desulfovibrio intestinalis.
AATGGATATTCATAGAGTCTTGCTTGAAGTACGAAAAGGAAACAAGGCTGCCATTTCATTATACGAAGGCTGTGACTTTCAACATGTAGGGCAGCGCCGCAACTATTATGCCGATACAGGGGAAGACGCCCTTATCTACCTATGTGAGCTGAACTCCTGTCAGTCTTAACGTGCAAGAGGTATATATGCATAAAATTATCGCCGCCAACTGGAAAATGTACAAGGATCGAACTGAAGCCGCCACTACTGCAGGTGAGATTGCTGCGGCTTTGCCTGACGTTCTGCCCAAAGAACGCCAGGTCGTAATCTTTCCGCCTGTCACTTCCATTGAATGTGTTGCTCAGGCTTTTCGTGGGCACAAATCACTGGCCGTGGGTGCGCAAAATTTCTATCCCGCGCCTGAAGGCGCATTTACGGGTGAAGTTTCTGTTGGCATGTTGCGTGATGTTGGTGCTGAATGGGTGCTTGCTGGACATTCCGAACGCAGGCATATCTTTGGCGAAACAGATGAAATGGTTGCCCGCAAGGCCATATTCTCACTTAGCCACGGCCTGAAAACCATGCTGTGCATTGGTGAAACTCTTGATGAGCGTGAGCAGGGAAACCTCTATGCTGTTCTTGAACGGCAGCTGACAGCTTTTTTTGCGGCCAGGCCAGAAGGAATGACTGGCGACGCCCTGGTAGGGCGCTTGGCCATTGCCTATGAGCCCGTATGGGCTATTGGCACGGGCAAGGTTGCGGGCCCAGGTGAAGTGCGTGAAGCGCATGGCGTTACCAAGGCACTGCTTGAAAAATTTATTGGCAAAACTGGCAAGAAATTGCCTGTTCTGTATGGCGGCAGCGTCAAGCCAGACAACGCCGGAGCTCTTATTGCCCTTGACAACGTGGACGGTCTTTTGGTAGGAGGAGCCTCTTTAGAGGCGCAAAGCTTCCTACAAATTATCGGGGCCTGATGCCCAACTCTTCTGGCGCGCCATCGGGCAGTAGCCGGACGGCGAGGAGGAATACGTGCAGACTCTCATTCTTACACTGCATATCATTGTATGCGTGTTACTCATTATCCTTGTACTTTTGCAATCTGGCAAGGAAGGCATGGGTGTCATATTTGGCGGAGGCAACACTTCTGTTTTCGGCAGCGGTGGTGCTGGCGGCATTCTTGCCAAGCTTACCACGCTCATGGCGGTGATCTTTGTTATCACCTCGTTGAGCTACACCTATGTTACCAGTTCGCGCCCCAGCAGCGAGTCCACCATTCTTAATGTAAAAATTGAAGAGCCTGCTGCGCCCAGAACCACTTCGGTTCCCCCTGTTACTCCTGCAGCACCTGCTGAAACACAGGGCGCTCCGACCAGTACGGTGCCTGCGGGGCAATAGCACATCCTGTCATAAACAAAAAAAGCCGCGGCACGCCGCGGCTTTTTTTTCAAGCTAAATTTAATCGTGGGGTTGACCATGTCCGACTCCTTTGGCGAAAATCCTTTCAAGTCCCTTAATATTAGTACGCTTTCAGAGAAAAAGGCAGCAAAATCCGCCAGCCATCCTGTCGCTACAAACAAGAAAAATAAACGCACAAATCGCGGACTCATTGAAGATGATACACCCCACTGCGACGATGAAGAGCGGGCTCTTTTCTTGCGCTCTGTGGGGCAGGTGCTAGCAACAGAAGCGAAGCAAAGCCGGGGCAAGGCTGATATGCACCATGGCTCTGGCGCTTTTTTGCTTGAGGAGCATGGCGTTTTGCCCGCATCAAAAGAATTGAAAAAAAAGCATACAAAATCTGGCTCTACCATAAAAAAATCGAACCCAACAAGTACTGGAACGCAATATGGAGACCAGAAAGATAAAACGACATATAAGGAAAAACCACTTGCTGACCCCCAAAAATTGGGGACACACAAAAGCCTAGGCGCGCACGGAGCGTCCAAGCCCCCAGCGCAAGGGCAAGACACTGCTTCCGATTCTTGGAATTCGCCAGAGTCCAGCGAAGAAGATTCCATATTCATGCAAGCCGTGGGAGGAGTCATCCCCCTTCAAGGGCGTGGCCGTGATGTGGTTCCTGTTCCAGAAGCGAGCACGCCTCCGCCCAACGGGCAGATCAGCCTTCAGGACTTTATGGAAGGCAAACTGGAGTTTGCCCTGTCCTTTACTGAAGAATATATTGAAGGACATGTTGTTGGTCTGGACCAGATGACCATAAACAAGCTACGCGCAGGTTCTTTCAGCCCCGAAGCGCATTTGGATTTGCACGGGTTAAATGCCGTGCAGGCATTTGAAGCCTTACGCGGATTTCTTCGTGGCAGCTGGTACAAAGGATTACGCACAATACTGGTAGTGCCCGGCCGAGGGCGCAACTCACCTGATGGGGTGGGCATTTTGCGGGAAAAATTGCAAAGCTGGCTAACTCAGGATCCCTTTAAGAGGGTGGTGCTTGCCTTTTGTACAGCACAGCCGCACGACGGCGGAGCGGGAAGTGTTTATGTTCTCTTGCGTAAATACAAGAAAAAAGGACATATTTATTGGGAGCGCACGCCCGCAGATTCCGATCTTTATTAGAGTATTTTAACTTAAAGAAAGTTTAAATGCTCTAACGTTGCACAAAAGAGCAGTGCGCCATGACGCGGCATGAAATTTGATGAAATTTGATGAAAATTGTACTATTGGACAAAATAACAACTTTGAAATAAAAATATTTCAAAGCAAATCCGCCTTAAAGCAATCTCATTTGCGATGTTAATGCCATCTGAATGGCTCTTGTCGCAGGACTTTTAAGGCACGCAAAAGGTGCAAACCTCATGCGGACCCTGTTTTTTCATTGACGGTAGCAGACAGTTTGTCCAGCAATCTATCGTAATAAGGATCATCCTGTTCAAGCTGCAAATGACGCTGATAACGCATTTTGGCGCGAACTACCATAAAGCGCAGCTTTTGCATTTGCTGTACGCGTTCCTGTTCATCCTTGCAGGAGTCCAGCAGATCCACAAGGCGATTCAATTCTTTGCGCTCAGCCAATTCAGGCGGCAGGCATCCAGCATTGCTTAGAATTTTGTAAGCCATGCGCAAATCTTCGGGCACATGACTCATATCCTCTAACTGCAAGGGGCGACCACGCCCTGGCAGGTTATCAAAAATGCCTTGCGCCTGAGCTTCTTCAATGCGCCTTTCTGCAATGAACTGAATGACAGACCAGGGATTAGCTTCAGCCACGGTTTTCTTCCTCACCAGCATCATTCTGACTGCCCGATGGTTGAGCGGAAAGGCCAGCAGAAGAACCACCCCAGAGCTTCTTCCACTCCATAAGCGTTTTTAACGCGTCAAGAGGGCTTAGTTCTTCGGGCTGCATATCACGCAGCAGTTCAACCACTGGATGATCTGCACGCGGGGGAGCCGCCTGAAGGTAGGGCAAGTCGTCCGTTTCTTTGACCTTGGTTTCAGGCAAATCCAAACCAGGCAAGCATACTGCGGATACAACGGCCTTGCGCGCAACATCACGCCCACGTTCCAAGTTGGCAAGGA
Coding sequences within:
- a CDS encoding DnaJ family domain-containing protein, whose protein sequence is MAEANPWSVIQFIAERRIEEAQAQGIFDNLPGRGRPLQLEDMSHVPEDLRMAYKILSNAGCLPPELAERKELNRLVDLLDSCKDEQERVQQMQKLRFMVVRAKMRYQRHLQLEQDDPYYDRLLDKLSATVNEKTGSA
- the secG gene encoding preprotein translocase subunit SecG, whose amino-acid sequence is MQTLILTLHIIVCVLLIILVLLQSGKEGMGVIFGGGNTSVFGSGGAGGILAKLTTLMAVIFVITSLSYTYVTSSRPSSESTILNVKIEEPAAPRTTSVPPVTPAAPAETQGAPTSTVPAGQ
- the tpiA gene encoding triose-phosphate isomerase; translation: MHKIIAANWKMYKDRTEAATTAGEIAAALPDVLPKERQVVIFPPVTSIECVAQAFRGHKSLAVGAQNFYPAPEGAFTGEVSVGMLRDVGAEWVLAGHSERRHIFGETDEMVARKAIFSLSHGLKTMLCIGETLDEREQGNLYAVLERQLTAFFAARPEGMTGDALVGRLAIAYEPVWAIGTGKVAGPGEVREAHGVTKALLEKFIGKTGKKLPVLYGGSVKPDNAGALIALDNVDGLLVGGASLEAQSFLQIIGA
- a CDS encoding Smr/MutS family protein codes for the protein MQAVGGVIPLQGRGRDVVPVPEASTPPPNGQISLQDFMEGKLEFALSFTEEYIEGHVVGLDQMTINKLRAGSFSPEAHLDLHGLNAVQAFEALRGFLRGSWYKGLRTILVVPGRGRNSPDGVGILREKLQSWLTQDPFKRVVLAFCTAQPHDGGAGSVYVLLRKYKKKGHIYWERTPADSDLY